A portion of the Salarias fasciatus chromosome 15, fSalaFa1.1, whole genome shotgun sequence genome contains these proteins:
- the gen1 gene encoding flap endonuclease GEN homolog 1, whose product MGVHELWSILEPIRESVPLYSLSGKTLAVDLSLWVCEAQHVQAMMGRVTKPHLRNLFFRVSSLTLMGVKLVFVMEGEAPKIKAETMSKRTQERYGGFKKAATTKAASNPSRGRFKAVLRECAEMLDYLGVPWVTAAGEAEAMCAYLDSQGLVDGCITNDGDAFLYGARTVYRNFNINTKDPQVDCYQTAHVQSELHLSRENLVGLAILLGCDYIPKGIPGVGKEHALRLIQALKGQSLLQRFSVWKEEITDVSEGVVKKVSHCNLCRHPGSAKAHERGGCTLCNSQRFCQPQDFDYQCPCDWHRGEKTRQELSLEANIRRKTLASQQFPFTEIIGEFLVSKDKPVSHFKRRQPNMLLMQKFAYDKMEWPKHYTSEKVLILMTYSELMNRKCGRDVPSQIKPVRILKPRVRNGIACFEVIWGSPEHFVFPEDQQAAGQHEVRTVEEESLFRVAFPELVESYLRDKALAEESKAKKKKPKSKKEKPVEGCDGISHLLAQMALQGSSSADAPSEPPLPSRSATVEGEVVILDSPVSHKQLRKEKEEPSSLQERSDSQNTASPSASVVIGALHLSDIDWDAFSFTSSPAAVSHTAGENEQQKSPSDVPQGGSELSVIERSLRDRVLVKNTAKTVNQMEVADDPIPKWPHGGIASLKHNSDPQIHNQCSSDGNLLRKESPVDRSEPFTDKIQCATSNVGRKASEEHETSAGQTESETKEKPRGSKKPPQKYTFVKTAVPSLAAPPQQCRSDPGQGKKDSRAPQTTKKSVCMSVCSSSDDSDAENRPTGPRRATKTKPALRNYAKPLSVPPSKPHAKTSYPHLNEPHAQLVRMYLEKGASENTSQDVPPAEVEADVFLQTPASPVVGEDGDSVISSDSPLPLAERLRLKFMK is encoded by the exons ATGGGTGTTCACGAGTTGTGGTCCATCCTTGAGCCAATCCGTGAGTCGGTGCCGCTGTACAGTTTGAGCGGAAAGACGCTGGCCGTGGACCTCAGTTTGTGGGTGTGCGAGGCCCAGCACGTCCAGGCCATGATGGGGAGAGTCACGAAGCCCCACCTCAG GAATCTGTTCTTCAGGGTGTCCTCCCTCACGCTGATGGGGGTCAAACTTGTCTTCGTTATGGAAGGGGAAGCCCCGAAAATAAAAGCGGAGACCATGAGCAAGAGGACACAGGAAAGATACGGAGGATTCAAAAAGGCTGCCACAACTAAAGCTGCATCAAACCCCAGCAGAGGGCGCTTTAAGGCTGTACTGCGAGAG TGTGCAGAGATGCTGGATTACCTGGGCGTGCCGTGGGTGACAGCTGCTGGGGAGGCTGAGGCCATGTGTGCTTACCTGGACTCACAGGGACTGGTGGATGGCTGTATCACCAATGATGGGGATGCCTTCCTCTACGGGGCCCGGACGGTCTACAGAAACTTCAACATCAACACTAAA GATCCTCAGGTTGATTGTTACCAGACCGCTCATGTGCAGTCAGAGCTGCATCTCTCTCGAGAAAATCTTGTTGGTCTGGCGATTCTCCTCGGCTGCGATTACATCCCAAAG GGCATACCTGGTGTGGGAAAAGAGCATGCCCTGAGGTTAATACAGGCTCTAAAGGGACAGTCTCTGTTGCAAAG GTTCTCGGTCTGGAAGGAGGAGATTACAGATGTGTCTGAAGGAGTTGTGAAGAAGGTTTCCCACTGCAACTTATGTCGACATCCTG GTTCGGCAAAGGCACACGAGCGCGGTGGCTGCACGCTTTGCAACAGCCAGCGATTCTGCCAACCTCAAGACTTTGATTACCAGTGTCCCTGTGACTGGCACCGCGGTGAAAAGACACGCCAGGAATTGTCTCTTGAGGCAAACATCAGGAG GAAAACCCTGGCAAGTCAGCAGTTCCCCTTTACAGAG ATCATCGGCGAGTTTCTGGTTTCCAAAGATAAGCCTGTGTCGCATTTCAAGAGGAGGCAGCCGAATATGCTGCTCATGCAG AAATTTGCCTATGACAAGATGGAGTGGCCGAAACACTACACAAGCGAAAAGGTTTTAATCTTGATGACCTACAGCGAACTGATGAACAGAAAATGTGGACGAGACGTGCCCTCTCAAATCAAACCCGTCCG AATACTGAAGCCAAGGGTGAGGAATGGCATCGCGTGCTTCGAAGTCATCTGGGGATCTCCAG aacattttgtgtttcctgaggaccagcaggctgcaggccaGCATGAGGtgaggacggtggaggaagaGTCTCTGTTCCGCGTGGCGTTCCCCGAGCTGGTGGAGAGCTACCTTCGAGACAAAGCTCTGGCTGAAGAGAGCAAGGCCAAGA AGAAGAAACCAAAGAGTAAAAAGGAGAAGCCCGTCGAAGGCTGTGATGGTATTTCGCATCTCTTGGCTCAGATGGCCCTTCAGGGCTCCTCTTCAGCAGATGCGCCCTCTGAGCCGCCCCTCCCCAGCCGTTCAGCCACAGTGGAAGGAGAGGTAGTGATTCTGGACTCTCCAGTGAGCCACAAGCAGCTtaggaaggaaaaagaagagcCCAGCAGTCTGCAGGAGCGCTCTGACTCCCAGAATACAGCGTCACCTTCTGCCTCTGTTGTTATTGGCGCTCTGCACCTCAGTGACATCGACTGGGACGCTTTCTCCTTCACatcctctccagcagctgtaAGCCACACCGCGGGGGAAAACGAACAGCAGAAAAGCCCGAGTGATGTCCCGCAGGGAGGTTCAGAGCTGTCCGTCATCGAGCGCTCTCTCAGGGACCGGGTGCTCGTGAAGAACACAGCCAAAACCGTCAATCAGATGGAGGTGGCCGATGATCCAATCCCAAAATGGCCTCACGGTGGAATAGCCTCACTTAAACATAATTCAGACCCACAGATTCACAATCAATGCAGTAGTGATGGTAATCTACTGAGGAAGGAATCTCCTGTCGACAGGAGCGAGCCCTTCACAGACAAAATCCAGTGTGCAACAAGTAATGTCGGAAGAAAAGCTTCAGAAGAACACGAAACATCTGCAGGACAAACTGAAAgtgagacaaaagaaaaacctcgTGGCTCCAAAAAGCCTCCTCAGAAGTATACATTTGTCAAAACAGCGGTTCcgtctctggctgctccaccgCAGCAGTGCCGCTCCGACCCGGGCCAAGGCAAGAAGGACTCCAGAGCGCCGCAAACCACCAAGAAGAGCGTTTGCATGAGCGTGTGTTCATCCAGTGACGACAGTGATGCAGAAAACCGCCCAACCGGACCTCGGAGAGCAACAAAAACCAAACCCGCTCTCAGAAACTATGCAA